One window of Trifolium pratense cultivar HEN17-A07 linkage group LG5, ARS_RC_1.1, whole genome shotgun sequence genomic DNA carries:
- the LOC123882924 gene encoding uncharacterized protein LOC123882924 has protein sequence MRSYQMQVDLLLEVLNIVSGFGPTSGSALTSHMDVDKGRLLNLYLLLIQQGIRQDSSPKTLDIVNLLHNNTEPFCLHVAERKLTWLRTTSKS, from the exons ATGCGATCATATCAGATGCAG GTTGACCTTCTACTGGAGGTTCTTAATATTGTGTCTGGTTTTGGTCCAACTTCTGGTTCAGCTCTTACCAGTCATATGGATGTTGACAAG GGTAGGTTGCTTAATTTGTATCTGTTATTGATCCAG CAAGGAATCCGTCAAGATTCTTCTCCAAAGACTCTGGATATTGTCAATCTACTGCATAATAATACTGAACCATTCTGCCTCCACGTCGCAGAAAG GAAGTTGACTTGGTTAAGGACGACATCAAAATCATAG